The Astyanax mexicanus isolate ESR-SI-001 chromosome 24, AstMex3_surface, whole genome shotgun sequence genome has a segment encoding these proteins:
- the dstyk gene encoding dual serine/threonine and tyrosine protein kinase yields the protein MEPSGPQRSSPLARELTRVFANYNKHATQLRRNLKETEAFFREMRHNYSNARASASSPTAALEAGPLSCISFPRQEEEYLHSIVGSVPYILVLGQDCPVRYQLLNCMLGERLLPLGPELGGPCGPEGGACKRRKLCFTHGRQTRLSLALPGQYELVHQLAAHCGRWDTVPRQDLEIQEECEDPAHRLAELEITLHHPLLQEAKIMVVPCAGVQPIEQVLAECTSKTLPIILYALSQDSVTPEQAAALHKVHEALPYPVCFVRVSSPGDSGSSDRGSLHKQLAALSLLSSSSGNCSCGAPSQTHGAGKPQSVLGESLERLHRLLVPFARQVLTGQQVEAANRLNALHCRCLDLFINQAFDMQRDLQITPRRLEYTREKESELFASLMAIANRKQEEMKEMIVETLSTMKEQLLEDAANLEFTDIIVTPNGEPVTTKEIKSCIQQIQELIVVRLNQAVANKLISSVDYLRESFVGTLERCLSSLEKSTTDSSVHNVTSNHLKQILNAAYHVEVTFHSGSSVTRLVWEQIKQIIQRLTWVNPPAITPEWKRKVAQDAIESLSAAKLAKSICSQFRTRLNSSHDAFAASLRQLEEGHTGRLERTEDLWLRVRKDHAPRLARLSLESRSLRDVLLYGKPKLGRELGRGQYGVVYLCDKWGEQNPCALKSVVPPDDKHWNDLALEFHYTRSLPKHERLVNLHGSVIDHTYGGGSSIAVLLIMERLHRDLYTGLKAGLSLKERLQIALDVVEGIRFLHGQGLLHRDIKLKNVLLDKQNRAKITDLGFCKPEAMMSGSIVGTPIHMAPELFTGKYDNSVDVYAFGILFWYLCTGSVKLPEAFEKCSSKDQLWTNVKRGSRPERLPTFDEECWQLMEACWNGDPLQRPLLGIVQPSLQSIMVRMCDGTDRKSASLEDSN from the exons atggagcCCAGTGGTCCTCAGAGATCTTCTCCTCTGGCCCGCGAGCTCACACGGGTCTTCGCCAACTATAATAAGCATGCAACCCAGCTGAGGAGGAACCTGAAGGAGACTGAAGCTTTCTTCAGAGAGATGAGACACAACTACAGCAATGCACGAGCTTCAGCATCATCCCCCACTGCAGCACTGGAAGCAG gtccACTCAGCTGTATCTCCTTCCCACGGCAGGAGGAGGAGTACCTGCACAGCATTGTGGGTAGTGTGCCCTACATCCTAGTACTTGGACAGGATTGCCCCGTCCGCTATCAGCTCCTGAACTGCATGTTAGGCGAGAGGCTCCTCCCCCTAGGCCCTGAACTGGGTGGGCCCTGTGGACCAGAGGGCGGGGCCTGTAAGAGGAGGAAGCTATGTTTCACACACGGCCGGCAGACGCGGCTCAGCCTGGCGCTGCCCGGGCAGTACGAGCTCGTTCACCAGCTGGCGGCGCACTGCGGCCGCTGGGACACCGTACCCCGGCAGGACCTGGAGATCCAGGAGGAGTGCGAGGATCCTGCTCACCGATTGGCTGAGCTGGAGATAACGCTGCATCACCCGCTACTGCAG GAGGCTAAGATCATGGTGGTTCCGTGTGCCGGAGTTCAGCCAATAGAGCAAGTGTTGGCTGAGTGCACGAGCAAAACCCTTCCCATCATCCTCTACGCCCTCAGTCAGGACTCTGTAACCCCAGAGCAGGCGGCGGCTCTTCACAAGGTTCACGAGGCTCTTCCGTACCCGGTGTGCTTCGTCCGGGTTTCCTCTCCGGGAGATTCTGGATCTTCTGACCGCGGGTCTCTGCACAAACAGCTGGCCGCCCTCAGTCTCCTCTCCAGCAGCTCGGGGAACTGTTCCTGCGGCGCTCCCTCACAGACCCACGGAGCCGGGAAACCCCAGAGCGTTCTGGGAGAGAGTCTGGAGCGCCTCCATCGCCTGCTGGTTCCCTTCGCTCGACAGGTTCTCACTGGCCAGCAGGTGGAGGCAGCCAACCGCCTCAACGCCCTGCACTGCCGCTGCCTCGACCTCTTCATCAACCAG gctTTTGATATGCAGAGGGATCTGCAGATAACCCCTCGGAGGCTGGAGTACACGCGGGAGAAAGAGAGCGAGCTGTTCGCCTCCCTCATGGCCATCGCCAACCGCAAGCAggaggagatgaaggagatgattgtggagaCGCTGAGCACCATGAAGGAGCAGCTGCTGGAGGACGCAGCCAACCTCGAGTTCACAG ATATTATAGTGACCCCTAATGGAGAGCCGGTCACCACTAAGGAGATAAAGTCGTGTATCCAGCAGATCCAGGAGCTGATCGTGGTTCGGCTGAATCAGGCCGTAGCCAATAAGCTAATCAGTTCGGTGGACTACCTGAGGGAGAGCTTCGTGGGAACGCTGGAGAGATGCCTCAGCAGTTTGGAGAAATCCACCACGGACTCCTCCGTTCATAACGTCACCTCCAACCACCTTAAACAG ATCCTGAACGCTGCGTATCACGTGGAGGTGACGTTCCACTCGGGATCATCTGTTACACGACTGGTCTGGGAGCAGATCAAACAG ATCATCCAGAGGCTGACGTGGGTTAATCCTCCAGCTATAACTCCAGAGTGGAAGAGGAAAGTGGCTCAGGACGCCATCGAGAGTCTGAGTGCAGCAAAACTGGCTAAAAGTATCTGCTCTCAGTTCCGCACCCGACTCAACAGCTCTCACGACGCCTTCGCTGCCTCTCTACGCCAG ttggagGAGGGTCACACAGGTCGTTTGGAGAGGACGGAGGATCTGTGGCTGCGAGTGAGGAAAGACCACGCCCCCCGACTCGCACGACTATCACTAGAGAGCAGATCTCTCAGAGACGTCCTGCTGTATg gTAAGCCGAAGCTGGGCCGGGAGCTGGGCCGGGGGCAGTATGGAGTGGTGTATTTATGTGATAAATGGGGAGAGCAAAACCCCTGCGCACTAAAATCAGTCGTCCCTCCCGACGATAAACACTGGAACGACTTGGCGCTGGAGTTCCACTACAcacg TTCTCTGCCGAAGCACGAGCGGCTGGTGAATCTTCACGGCTCTGTTATTGATCACACGTACGGGGGGGGCTCCAGTATAGCGGTGCTGCTGATTATGGAGAGACTGCACAGAGACCTGTACACAGGCctgaag GCTGGTCTCTCTCTGAAGGAGCGTCTGCAGATCGCGCTGGACGTGGTGGAGGGGATTCGCTTCCTGCACGGTCAGGGGCTCCTGCACCGAGACATCAAACTAAAAAACGTCCTG ctgGATAAGCAGAACCGAGCGAAGATCACAGACCTGGGTTTCTGTAAACCTGAGGCCATGATGTCCGGCAGCATCGTAGGAACACCGATACACATGGCCCCAGAACTGTTTACAG gaaaGTATGATAACTCGGTGGATGTGTACGCGTTTGGGATCCTGTTCTGGTATCTCTGTACTGGATCTGTTAAACTGCCTGAAGCTTTTGAGAAATGCTCCAGTAAAGACCAGCTGTGGACCAACGTTAAGAGAG